The genome window TTCTGAGTTCTTAGTACTCAAGTTAGTAATTAAGCTATTCAgtctgatagtttttagaccccttaaaacacaattagattaacctaggtaattagccaagttgttacttagtccaaattccaaatctaggttatcacaatcaaacaatcatatcatgcaaagcagtggaaaaataaataacacaatgatatgataacctaggaaaaccaaaccggtgaaaaacctggggaggatttaacctagctatcctcaaggtaaaaagcaaatccactagaaagaatcgaaattcatacaataagacttacaagcccccacgctcgacttcttattgctatccaccaatagaacttactgacacgaccacgtgcaagttccgaatccacggactcctttcttggattcaccaccagatacaagcacacccgcttgtgttttctttaagtttcaatggcagcaaccgagttgatcatcaaggtgtagataatatctcctccttgaaaaccctaagtttgtgtaaaggaaagtttctctaaatctcacaagagatttacacaaaccgcaatatgagcaacactaaaacgtggctagggtttgccttttatacttaggacaaattagaaaaccctaaaacattttaaacaactagggctgagttgaaaatctgcagaaaaaaaacattttgcccGAGATTTGATCGAtcaagccaggccgaaatgcattaatcttttttgcattagctcgattccaactttacataaaatacacAACTTTGATCAAgactaaaacaattttaaacacattgttttgatcacagtttgccaacaatacatattagagttctaaatatataaatacctaagtccttagaacctaacacaacCCATAGCTCATAAATACCCCTAATACAACTACTCATAAACACTTATCCATCCCCCAACTGAAAATCCCAACAACATTGCTTAACACACTACAACACCATTACTCTTCTTATGCTTATTCTCTCACTCTCCATATTCAGAAAATACATCTATCTTTCTCTTACACAATCCCATACACACTTACTACACCATTCCAAACACTTACTACACCATTACATACTATACATCACAACTCTTCTAAACTCCACTCTCATACTctcttattttgaaattctaCAGTTATATTGCCCATAAACACATCTCAATACTCTTTTCCACTTCTCTTATAAAATCCCATATCTTGAAAGCAACAAAAGCCATCACTATAATCTTTCCAACAGCTCTAATATCATTCCTTTTCCATCTTATATATCTCTCATACATCTTACAAATTATATCTCTCACAACTTACCCATACatatttctcatatatattACAAACCCATCTCTCACCAAATACCTATACTTATTACTcatacaaattacaaatactACATCCCAACATCTATATCTTTTACCATCTCCATACTTGTTAAGAGATATCAAACACTTATACTAAAAGTCTTTCTCATGGAAGGCGTAAACTTCTAATACTAAAACCCTTCTCCTAGGATACACAAATACTTCTTACAAAAGCCCTTCCCATGGAAGACAATACTATTCATAGCTTCACAATAACTAAAAGAGTATTATCAAGGGGAAAttcatttaaatgcatgataaagGGGACAAACTTAACCAGCCTCTACACACAACTggacatactctctctccctccagttgcacccatttttccccttcaattttGAAGTTATCATGGCATACTGCCTTTCCACCACTAGAGTCATTTTGCTGGAATGCTATCAACTCACTGATGCTATATAACTAGAGCTACaaccatacaaagataagtcATTGCATTTCCATATCTCcaaatttacattattgaatACATGATTACTTCGctaaatacatattactttattcaACTATTATTTCAACAACTATATGATTCTTAGACTTTGCGGCCCAATGTCAAGTTTTGGACGCAACTCCCCATATAAACTCGGGTTTAGCAAGGTCACCACTATAGCGAACAACATGTAACTGCGCATCGAAATATGCCCCTAAGAAAACTCATTTATTATATaaccactacaaaaaaatcgtCCTGTCCCAGCGTTTTTTTTCCCGGCATTTTTACAAACCGCCGTAATAGATAagcctataccagcgctttttgCCAGCGCTTTCAAAGTGCTGCCATAGGagtcctatagcggcgtttttcaaAAACGCTGGTATAGGAAGCCCAAAAGCGTTGGGATAGGGTTACTGATTTCCCTTATAGGGAAAGAGCTATCCCAGCGCTtccaaaagcgctgggacagggCTCttttcataagggaatggagggacctgtcccagcgcttttaaaagcgctgggatagctCTTTCTCCATAAGGGAATGGAGggacctgtcccagcgcttttaaaagcgctgggacaggtctCGCCGTTCCCTTATGAAAAAAGccctgtcccagcgcttttggaAGCGCTGGGATAGCTCTTCCTCTATGAGGgcctgtcccagcgcttttaaaagcgctgggacaaGTCTATCCGTTCCCTTATGAAAAGAGCCCTATCCCAGCGCTTCCAAAAGCCCTGGGATAGCTCTTTCTCCATAAAGGAATGGAGggacctgtcccagcgcttttaaaagcgctgggacaggtccCTCCGTTCCTTTATGGAGAGAGGCCTATCCCAGCGTTTTTGtaagcgctggaatagggtcaacctattccagcgctctaaaagcgctgggatagatCACctaaagcgctgggataggtcacctaagaaatgacaaaaatacccccaaaaccataaaatgaccaaaatacctctaaaacccaaaaaatgaccaaaaattacaaaaatacccccccaagcccaaaaaatgaccaaaataccctaaaaacctaaaaattaccaaaatatccccaaaacccaaaaaatgaccaaaatactctcggaacctaaaaatgactaaaatactcccaaaacccaagaaaataaccaaaatacccccgaagtattgttaaattatattttattaatttgaagtattatattcaatcttattaatcaagaaaatattaaatattacttgTGGGGTATTTTACCCCACAAGCTGTTTGTCctctttggggagccaagcccgCAAAGTTTTGTTCTTGGCCCCGAATGTGGTCTTTGGGATTTTCATCTCAGGCactttggccgatattggcttgacacccttagtcCCACATCGTGTGTTAGTGGTACACCATGCTGACGCTCCAAGAGCTTATAAGGCATTGGTGGGGCGCATCTCCAACCGATGTGGgactaagggtgtcaagccaatatcggccaaagtacctgaggtgaaaatcccaaagACCACACTCGGGGCTGAGAACAAAATCTTACtggcttggctccccaaagagGACAAACAACTTGCGGGGTAAAATACCCCACattactatttataattttaaaataaattaatcaagaaaatattaaatattactatttatgaactatttatttataaaatatgttCATAAACCTAATTGTACAAATTATATCAAGAAGTTCAAGGTATCCTACCGGCAAGGACACGCGTATTCCCACCATTCGGCCCAAGTTCGACCCACAGTTATCCCAATGTCAATATCAAAATGACTAGACACGGGTAATTCATATGTAaacttttacatttacattgcaatacaatatatatattttttctctttatgtacctttatttatctatttttgaaattattttgagtGTGATACCCTAGAAGGTCTagatacttatttttattttattttattttttgtaatttatggaatATTTAGTTCGGTCATATATACAAGAAATTTTATCACCAAACCTATTTGGGATGGAACTCAtctacaatatgaaattaagagatttatgtgagaagagctatcttttttattttattttattgtgttcctatttttctattaacataattcaattattacttaaattctatgattttttattaaaaaatttagataatgcaattcatcttaattattgatattattttttgatttggtgTTCTTAATTGATTATGCTAATTATTTCCTTACTTATGACAATGTTAAAAAGGTTATGAGTGGTAATTTATAGGTAAAATTTACATATACATTGCAATCTAGAtactttatttttgtaatttatggaatttgtttttggttatatatGCAAGAAATTTGTTAGCAAGTATAATGGAAAGATTTTTaattgtcatatatatatataaacaaattaaaattttactacaaagagcttctaaaaatttaaaacttgccataatttttaaaaattacttttttatttgttattaaattatattctattataaaaaatatatttttttattaagttataaatcgggcataatactagtttattaaatattattatgtcGAAAATATTTAAAGAGGAGTACTACTAGTTAAGTGGTAAGACACGCGCAGAATATTATGCGGCCCAAGTTCGAACCCTACTAAACacgtttaaattttttttttctctccttaaaacaaaaaaaaaaaaaaaaaaaccctaatctctACTTTTCTCACTTCAGCCTCCTCattcttctctcatttctctttAATCTCCATTTTCTCTGTCTTTTTGTCTCTCTCCGGCAAACCCACACAACACCATCCACCAAAACTCAACCACACTCTTCTGTCACCACCAAAATTACCcgaaaaaaaacccacatccCAGAGCCGCCGCCGCCCAGCCTtgaacaacccaccacaaacccacaGGTATCTCAGACCCACACCACCACAATCATATCCacttctcaaatctcaaacccatggaaaagaaaaaaatgagggATCTTTgaccagaaaaataaaagaaaataagtttaGGATTTGGAGAGGAGATGAGATTTTGAGATAGAGGAACCGAGTGAGGAAGAGGGCGAGCTCAAGGTGAGCAACAGCCGTGGAGGCTTGGAAAGTGGCAGAGCAAGGTCGAGCCTTGGTGGTCTGTGAGCAAGAACTCTTCTTCTAGTTTGATGAAGAAAGCGAGGATCGATTCTTTTCGGCTTTTCGTCGAGGCCGTGGTGGAGAAGTGTGGTGGCAATGCTCAAGAGAGGTATGCATGGTATGGTGGCTCGAGGGAGGAACTTCTTGAAATCGTGAAACATGGGTTCAGTCACTGTGAAAGCCTGTACATGGCCAGTCTTATGGCTTCTGCCAAATATCCCATGGAAGAGTGagtctttaattttgtttcaatttctttgttaaatttgttgtttCACATAGATTTGTGCAATGtcttctgttttcttttctttcttgtagAGGCTAATTGAATATAATCATACAGTTATATCAGTGATAAAAATTCTTAATGAAGGGAGAAAAAACTTCTTTAGTTACAATTGTTAAGTTGGATTTAGGTTAGCATATTTGCCTCAAGATATATTTTTGGAGTgtgtgagagaaagaggaagtgaatatataaaaaattagaagatatgagagaaggaaaaaaaattaaaaaataaaattattagagaaaggaaagagaatTTTTAATGTGAGAATTTAGTTCGGAACTTCAGTTCTTGTCTGTTTAACACATACTCAAAGGGTTTCTTCACAAATTTGGCAAGTTACTGATATGAAAAGCATGCTAACATGTCACTAGGCTATGTAGTGTTGGAATCTTGTCAATTTTCATCCCTATAAATGATGacttatctttttgtttttgttattactTTCATGGTTTTTGTATGACTAGGCTATTTTGCTATATAGGTTCAGGCTCTCATAAAGCATTTTGACTtgttttcattaatatttaactGTACAGGATCTACTTTGTGCCATTTGTTTGTCACTAGGTTCCTTGATGATATAAACCATAGCTACTCATCTACTCATTGTtatgtgtttaaaaatttgaatttttgtgccAAACTTTTGAATGTCTTTTTGCTGCTGTTGTTGTAGGTGGTGCAACATCAAAGCACAGCCGGGTGCCAATTGTTTAATTAAGCATTTTGGTGGTCATGGGGTCCCAATGGCATTGGCTTCAAACTCTCCAAGGGTAAATATAGAaggaaaaatttattttcatcaagGTAAATCTTAAACCACTTACAACTTGACCGAGAAATTAACTTGCTAACATGCAGCAAGGatatcattttttgtgtttttaatttctaagaTTCTTATTCAATATTTTCCAATTCTAGGATGGAAGGAATTCTTCTCTGTCATCATTGGTGGTGATGAAGTGGCATCTGGGAAACCATCTCCTGATATGTGAGATGCAACAAATTGTTTTTGATATTGACTTCTttattgaggtttttttttttttttttggtcgtaAGTGTAAAAGTCCATGTTTGTTATTCTAACTCCATGGTTCACTGTTTAAGATATCTTGAAgcagctaaaaagctaaatgtTGAACCCTCCAGCTGCGTAGTCATTGAGGATTCTATGTAAGTGACCTGACTTTTAACTCTAGAAGTTCCGAATTTGTCCTTTCATTGTATTATTCTGACCTTTGCTTTTGATAGCACCTACTGAGTATGGCATTGGGGAGGGGATGGTGATTTTCCCTTGCATGATTATTGATTTGCCCTTTTATACTTGCACTTTATAGTATCAACAGCCACTTATATTTAAGTCTTGGATAGAACATAGAAGAGTTACATATTGCCATGTGCTATATtggaagaaaaatatattaaaaaatattgtcttcttttgtctttatacttgttttttatttagattggtgagaaaagaaatttatGATAATAGAAATACCACCTAGATCACTTGGAGATCTGTATTATAAATCCCATGAGTCCATTAAGCTCCTTAAGCTTGTGTGCATTCCTCCATCACAGTCCATGTCATTTACCCTTGACACAGAATCAATTCATTTCTATTGAAGTACAATACTAACTAATTATTTGTTGCAgccattttagtttttttttttttttttaaatattgcaaCAAATCTTAAtgtcatggattttttttaaacttaaccTTTTAGTTTTCTGAGACTTAGGTTGCAGAAATTCAGCCCTATAGAGGCATTACTTTTTCGTATATCTGTTATCTCTCATGGCATTAACTgtgaatttattcaatttccATTCTATTGTGAAACCTCCAAGTTTGAAATATTTAGTCCAAAACTTGTATGTAGCTCGGAAAATTACTTTGTATCAACATTTCAGGATTTTTGattattaattcttaatttaCTTGTTTTATTGCTGGAAGATGTGCAATTGTGCATGAACTTAACTGATGGAGTTGCATCTTTCACCCGTGCCTTTGTTAGATTCATgactctctatttcttttttctgtttttgataAGCTTCAATTTCATTAAACTATAAGGAAGACAGagcccgggggggggggggggggggggggatgtcTGCCTTACATGACCctctatttcttgttttctaagtttgctcttttttccttttttcagtTCTAGTATAATTCTTTTTGGtgattttcccttttttttttccaaattggaTTTCCAATTTAAAAGCTTCTACTATTTTGTTCTTGTTATTTCTTTTAGCTTTGAATGATGGCGGTggctttattttattaatgacTGCGTTAGAATGGTGCTggtatttgtgtttggttttaaTTAAATGACTGGAATTTTTATATCATAGTCTAGACATTTGGGATGTATTATTTTGTGTATAACATTATAGACATTTGGGATGTAATTATTGATATGgtgtaattaaatatatttagtttctTGGTTTAATGTGGTATTGTATTTGCTATTGGAAAATTTGAATTGTGGTTCATTACAGTTGCTATAAAATAGGtattgaaaaatatgtattGTAGTTCCATTATATgtgctaaaaaattaaatttttttaaaaaaaaaaaaaaagcctatgCTAGCGTttttaaaagcgctggtataggccttttaaattttattcattcaAGACCTATTCCAGCGttttcaaaagcgctggtataggtcttttaaattttattcgtTTAAGGCCTATGCCAGCGCTTCAAAAGCGCTGGCATAGGTAGTACTtattccagcgctttcaaaagcgctggtataggttATATTCACATTTTCGTAAAGGTTGTGCCGACACAAGTAAAAACGCCGGAGCAGGGTCTGAAAAGCGTCGggacctgtcccagcgcttttaaaaagCGCTAGTACAGGTCCGGCGACCCTATTCCGACATTCAAACCGCGGCGGTTTGAAGCGCCGGGAAAAAAAACGCCGGGATAGGAATTTTGaccctatcccagcgctttttgGGGCTGTCCCAGTGCTTTTGAAACGCTGGGATAGCCctgtttttttttgttagtatttGGAGGTTGGGCCAAGGAATGAATGGGCTAgatagggtttttctttttgggttttcttatataaaaattaatattttttttacctaattATTGATTTCTTTGGGTATTGCTTTTATTAGATTAGTTACTAAATTTGAGGGTCAAGTTTAAGGGTCAAAatctttgggggggggggggtggtggtgtGGGGTGGGGAGGGCATGGCTTCCCTAGCTCTGCCACTGCATACAGGTACCAACTATAGCACAATATGAACCTTATCGACCATTAAATCGAAACCAATATTAGCCTCCACGCACACTGGTGGAACTGACAGAGttatgtaaaaaaaagtttttgacaGAAATGCATGCAGAGTTAATCCCACATCATCTGGGAAGAGCCCTGCACTCCACTTTCTTTGACACTATGAAAGGCCTTTTAGGATCTATTCCCAAATGacacaaaaatcaattttaaaatagtgaTTTAAGAGGGaggttttctttataaaaaaaaaccttcaaagtAAAGTTTTCTTAGCCTCGACCATTTCTTGGTCTAAGCCTCTTAATAAAACGTTTACTAACCATTTTAGGTCTCTGTTTTATAGGTTTTATGAGCTTTTTGTTTGAGGTAATCTTTTGCTTTtcctctttcattttctctagTTTGTATTTTCTTCAGTGATTTAATTTGCTGCTTTGTAGCTTAAGTTTATTGCTTTAATAGTTCAGTAGCATGCTAGGTTATATTAGAACAGTTTAGGTTGGTTGTTGTATGTCTGGGTTCTATGTTGGGTTGTGTACATCGATCCTTCTCTGCGTACTGCATGTGTACACAGGCTTAACGCATAAACTCATAACTTGTTTGgtctttgctttctttcttttttattcagtCTTAATGCATGTTTCAACTTTGGCTTAGATTAGGTAATGCATGTTTATGTTTTAATTGCTTTATTTGCTAGATCAATGATTAGGACTTGAGTATGCTTGGATGCGTATATGAACTTGCATATGAATATGATCATGTATCTGTGTATGGATGTTATGGTAATGCGGTGAGTTAAGTTCATACAGATTAACATGAACATGCATGTTTGAACATCATGAATTTGATGAGTATATGATAGGAATGCTTTGTGGGTATGTATGCTTAGACGTATGTTAGAGTTCTTGTATATCTTAGAActagagtgtgtgtgtgtgtttaggGTAGCCTCTTAGAGGGTTCTTTAATAGAATTAGGATATAGAACACAAAGACATGGGCCGGGTAAGGtcgggtgcctaacaccttcccatcctcATACCTTAACTCTAGACCTAAAATTTGGATATACAATGCTTTCTGCAAGGGACCTAAAGTTTGGTTCCTAAACCTATGATGTGCATTgatagcttaattttgcatatttatatcattattagaaagcattatcatagttattttgagttaattcatgcattttatatttggttttggaataatattgaataatcaattttgtgcttaattgaatctTATTgcatgaatttgtcttttgtaggagaaTGAAATTAATTAAGCAGATTTGTGCAAggaagaaagctaatggacttTAATTTTATAAGGGTTATGATGAAGTTAAagaagaccaacccaattaaatttaaatccaATTGGAGtaagaaatcaaaagaaatttgcaccaaatccaagtctaTTTCTGATTAGGATTCCAAcctgcacatcagttagtatttttggcataactttcaGCTTAGATAtccaattgagatgattcaagatgggctggaaatttaacttaaagggctacaactttgtagtttaccaaaagtccgaaTTCTGATGTTAAATGGACCAAAATCGTCGGTTAAGtaaagcctaaaaatctgggattttctccaaacggaaattcaacttgtaataggactccttgacctatttaaaggctttTTAGAGCAAAATTCAGGGAGGCTAGTGCTAGTGCTGAGGGCTGAATGTATAGAGAGCTACGGCTACCTCTTccatgacagttagttttaattatttttctagtttaatgtttagtactttatttttgtgttttctttcaattaccaTGAGtggctaaatttataattaggattgaggatgaaaccttttAAAGAattatcagtaatatttatgtgatttgattttccCCACAGTAGTtgctctttaatgatttaaattgttcttacttcatatcaattgactaagatgagattctagatatgagttcaatcatgtttttctcatgatttaggatttgtcttaattaattgaatgttgggtttattaattcttgattataaattgGATATCGcttgtgatttgtctgtcaatggatacagtttatgatttgatttttagaattggatatatcttgtgatttgtttggctacagatacaattgatgatttggttttatacttaagaagcaaagaagaacacgctttagatttttaaacataagttttaatgatgatattttccatgatagcaagattgatttctataTTATCATCCAGTGGtggggaaaaattaatgatcataaattaatgctgatatgacttacaaggcagattccaaaaccttaattcctttcctTTGATTgtttacaactttttattgctttatatcttttccttagtttaactatttgcttagtttatttaatctcagaaaaaccaatttttattaaactagattaggattaatttggttaaggtttaattgaTTTTCCTACGTTCATTCAAGTCCATGTGGGTTCGGCCATGTTTTTGTcaaactatacttcggtacggttcgtacacttgtgagtactttaaaatttcacaacaaatttttggCGCCATTGCCGGGGACTTggttaggaaaataaattaggtcttaattgaatttttccttttactaattgtagttaatttttttttaaattaaaaaaaaaaattctttgtgcTTGGTGTACGAGAACTTGGATACGTGATAAAGAAAATTGTCTTGTTAGTTTTGATTATTCATCCACAATGGGAGAAATAGGAGATGATTCAAAAACTTTTAGGGAGTTGTTCTCACCTATAACTACCAACCCTCCATCTTGCATAGTATTGCCTGCAACCACTGCTGCACATTTTGAGTTGAAGCCACAGATAATCCACCTTCTTCCTACTTTTCATGGATTGGATAAAGAAGATCCTTATATGTATGTGAAGGATTTTCTTGAGATTTGTGCTACTTGTAAGTTCCAAAATTTCACTGATGACTCTGTTCGCTTGCGTTTATTCCCTTTTTCCTTGAAGGATAAGGCAAAAGCATGGCTTAATTCTTTGTCACCTGGATCTATCACTTCATGGGAACTGTTGGTCACAAAATTCCTCTCTAAATTTTTCCCAATGGCCAAGACCAATGCTTTGAGGAGAGAAATTGCAGATTTTTATCAGGATGAACAAGAGAAATTTTATGAGAGTTGGGAGAGATTTAAGGACTTGATCTTAAAGTGTCCTCATCATGGTTTTGAAACATGGAGACtagtacaatatttttataatggttTGACTCAAACAAATCATAACATGATTGAGTCCATGAATGATGGTGGATTTTTGAGTCTTAGGGATGATGAGGCATACAAATTTCTTGAGAATCTATCAGAAAGCTCACAACAATGGGATTTTTCCAATCGTAGAGAGAGATCTGCCCCTACAATTAAGAAAGGAGGATTGTATGAAGTCAGTGAAGATTTAGACATAAAAACTAGGTTGGACAATCTCACTCGTAAGGTTGAAGCTTTAGCTTTAGGTAGATGAATGAATTCTGTCAATCAAGTTCAAAGTGAAACATGCTCTATTTGTGCAAGTCCTATGCATACAACACAAATGTGTCCTTCCATAGCTGGTTACTTTGATTTTTATACTGAGCAAGCAAATGCACTGAATAATTATGGAAAACCACTTGCTAGTCCATTTTCAGAGACATACAATCCAAATTGGCAAAATCATCCTAATCTCTCTTGGAGGCAGAACCATTCCCCCACAAATATAGGTGGATAACAAGTGCATCAACAAAGTCAATTTCATCCACCTACTCAAGCATTTCCTCCCATTCCTCAATCAACTCCTCAGTTTATGGCACCACCAAGACAACGATCATCTTTGGAGGAGTCTCTCAAAACTTTCATGCAATCAACTAGCCAAGCCATTCAAGAGATAAAAGGTTCCACCCATTTGAATACTCAAGCTATTTCAAAGTTGGAAAATCAAGTTGGCCAGTTAGCAACCCAAGTTGGGGAgagggaaaaaggaaaatttccTAGTCAACCTAT of Quercus lobata isolate SW786 chromosome 8, ValleyOak3.0 Primary Assembly, whole genome shotgun sequence contains these proteins:
- the LOC115957035 gene encoding bifunctional riboflavin kinase/FMN phosphatase-like translates to MKKARIDSFRLFVEAVVEKCGGNAQERYAWYGGSREELLEIVKHGFSHCESLYMASLMASAKYPMEEWCNIKAQPGANCLIKHFGGHGVPMALASNSPRVNIEGKIYFHQGWKEFFSVIIGGDEVASGKPSPDIYLEAAKKLNVEPSSCVVIEDSM